The genomic interval AAGGAAAGATCCCTGATCTTGGTTTTGTACAAACCCAATTTTGTTAGAGCTCCTACGCCCGGATAAGCGGCCAGATCTTTTTCATCCACGGAAGTTTCGTTCAAATAAAGGCTATGGAGGAGGGGGAGTTTGGAAAGTGGACGCAGATCCTTTACTTTGGTCCCGTTGACGTTCAAAAAACCAACCGTTTTCAAAGCGCTCAATTCTTCCAAATTTTCGAACTCCGGATGCAAAATTTCCAGAGAAACCAAATTTCGAAATTCACTCAGACGCGCCGTGTCCGGAAATTCACTTTCGTCAAAACCGATCCAGCGAACCTGATAGGGATAATATCGAAGAATTTTCCCTTCTCTCGAAAAAACAGGAATCGCTCCGGAAATCGGATTCTTATCTAAAATCGCACAAGAGAGAGAAAGCGTAAGAATGAGCAAAAATAGAATGGATTGAACGCTAAAAGTCAAGTTCCTCGGAGTCATTCTTTGACGATTGAGAACCGGGTTCAAAGAAAGAGAAACCAAATTCTATTCTCCTTTACAATTCTCAAAGAAAGTGCACGTCACGCGGAATCGCTCATTCGATCCAATTCTTACCCAGATTCCCTTTTTTGAATGATATTGAGTTTGACTCTCATCTTCATATTTTAAGAATGGTACCAAAAATAAGAAGGAGAATTCATGAAAACCATCCAAAAGATTGCAAAAACGACCGTTATTATCGGCCTTATCCTAGGCACACTCGCTCATTGTAAGAAAGACGACAAAGAGGATGTTGACCCGGCTACACTTCTGCTCTTGGGACTTGCCGCCAACGGCTACAATTGCTCTGCAACCGTCGGAGGAAGAGTAGCGGGTCTTCCGGCAATGACCGCGACCACTTCGGTCCAAACTCTTGTCTACGGAAAGGTTCCCTTTGTGAATCATTCGATCGCGGCGGTCAAATTTTCCAACGTTAAAGCGGGAGATCAGATCACGTTCCGGGGAAGAAACGTAGCGGACTTTGACGAAGGTACGGCTGGAAACACCAACGCCCCTCTTGTCTATAACACGGCTTCCTGCCCATTACTGGACTCCGCGTATGATTCTACACGTGCCACTTATACGACTCCGAGTGAAGGGCAATACGGCACTGCGGCGGGAGACGGGCCTTTCGTCTACACGCTCAACGCAACGAAAGGTGGAGACTACTATTTCGTTTTCTATTTAGCGAGCAGAACAGCAGAACCTCCGACTACTACGTTTCAAATCACCCTCAAGAACTAAACTCTTCTTGGTATTTGTAATGAAAAGAATCTCGAACTTCAAACCTCTTTGGAAACAAATCTGTCTGGGGTTCGGGATTTTTCTCTTTGTTTCCTGTGCGAGACAACATTCGGCGATCGATGAAAACGAACTCGCTTTCAGACAAGCCTTGTTGGCTCTTCAAAAACAATTGGAAGAAGCGGCGACATCCAAAATTCTTTCAACGGAATCCAACGGAGACGGATCTTATACCACGAAGGTGAGAGCGGTCTCGTATGACGTTTGGGTCAAATTTAATTTTGCAAACTTAGCGCAGGCGTCCGTTCCCGATTCCGCGGGCGGTTGGGATGTCGGATTTCAGAGATTCAAACTTCAGACGAACAGCGGCGCGACGAATCCTTCGGGAAGCGGCGGTGCTTGTATGACCAATCCAGTCCTTACGGATTTTAACGTGGCCTCGGGAAGTTCTTCGACGGCTTTGGGTTGTGCGAACGCGAATTTTTCAGCGGACACGAACGTCTCCGAGCTCGCTTCCGGAGGAGTTCAGACCGATTACGTGGGAAGCGACGTCCTCAACAAATGGTTTAATTATACTCTCGCATTTTTACAACCGAACTATAAGATTTTCGTAATACGATCCAGCACGGGAAACCAATACTATCTTTTCCAAGTCACCGGCTATTATAGCTCCGAAGGGACCGCCGCTTACCCGACCGTTCGATGGAAACAGATTCCTTACTGATCCACATCATGTCCTTGATCCGCAAACTTTTTAAACACTGTGGAATTTCTTTTTTGTTCCTAATTCTTTTTTTATTTCCTCTTCAAGCGCAAGACGATAAAACAAAAAAAGAAACTTCCGTTCCTGAGAAAGATTCGTCGAACACGACCAATGTGAAGACCGATACGAACAGTTCGGATTCTCAAAAGGAAAACGTACAGGATGATTCTCAAATCGTCGTCACAGGTTCTCGCGGCGAAAGAAGACTTAAGGATTCTACCGTTGCGACGGAAGTAATCTCTCGTAAAAAGATCGAAGCGAGCGGCGCGAGAAACGCCGCGGAGGTTTTAGAAACTCAATTGGGGATCGACGTGGTCCCCTTTTTCGGAGGATCTCGAGTTCGAATGTTGGGCATGGATTCACAGTATGTCCTGATTCTTATCGACGGAGAAAGAATTTCGGGAAGACTCAACAACGCAGTCGACTTGAGCCGTTTTAAAGTCCAGAACTTGGAAAGAATCGAAATCGTAAAAGGTGCGTCATCCGCTCTTTACGGAGCCGATGCGATCGGAGGAGTCATCAATCTCATCACAAAAGAAGGTGATAAAAAACTCAGCTACGAGATGCGAACGACCTACGGAAACGGAAATCGAAAGAACTTCAACACCGAAGGCGAATTCAATACGACGGCGAATTTGGGTTTTCGAAACGAGCTCGTTAGCGGAAACGTTTCCGCCGGTTACAACAAAAACCCCGGTTATCGATTGGTTCCCGATTCTCAAGCGACGACCGGAAACGCGTATCAGGATTTGAACACGGGTATGAATTTGATCTTCAACCCGGATGGAAAGTTCAAAGCGAAGACAAGGATCCTCTATCAACACCGAGATCAAAACGGAGTCGACGTCACACAGTCCAAAGCGGTCTTTGATCGCAACAACAAGACCCACGACTTTCTCGCGACGGGCGCATTGGAATACGGCTTCGGTAGAAAGAATCTAATTTCCTTCCGAGGAAATATTTCGAAATGGGAAAACAAATACTATAACAATCAGAGAGGCTCGGACGAGCTGGACGTAAAACAACTCAACGCGGAATTGACTTCGCAAGGAACCGTTCAACTCGACTGGGAAGCCGCGGAAAGACATTTTATTACCGCAGGCGTGGAATCCTTTGCCAACGAATTGGAATCCGATCGTTTACAGAATCGGTTTGTCTATCGTACACGAAGAGCCGCCTTCATTCAGAACGAATGGACCGTTTCCCGTTCTCCCAGAATTCGAATCGTTCCCGGAGTTCGATACGACGACGATTCTCAGTTCGGAAATCAGACAACTCCAAAACTCGCCGCACGTTATGACATTCTTCAAAACTTAGTATGGAGGGCGAGTTATGGAAGAGGCTTTCGTCCACCGAGCTTCCAAGAATTATATCTTCGTTTTGAAAACCCCGCCGTGGGTTACGTGGTCGACGGAAATCCGAATCTCAAACCGGAGAAATCGATCACGGTCAATTCCGATCTCGAATACAGTCCGTTTTCTTTTCTCACATTCTCCTTGAGTTTGTATCGAAACGACGTCATCAATCTGATCCAATATAAGTTCGATTCCAATCAGGGAAGGGAATATTCTCAGTTTCAATTACAGAATATCGCGAAAGCATATACGCGAGGTGGAGAACTCGGAGTCCAATATCGTTTTCTAAAACACTACACTCTGGAACTCGGCTACAATCAAACCGATACGAGAGATCTGACAACGGATCGTCCGCTGGAAGGAAGAGCGCTTCATCAAGTCTCGGCGAATTTTATCTACAATTCTCCCGGAGGATTTCAATTCAATCTTCGAGGAAAACACTTAGACAAACGACCGTTTTACAGTTCGACGAGCAGTCTTTCCGCGGCGGGGCAAGATTTTATTCCTACGGAAGTGAAGTTGAACGAAAACCCGCCCGTAACCTACGGAAAGCCCTTTACGATCATCAATATAAGAATGGAACAGAAATTTTTCGAGAAACACTTTGCTTTGTTCGTCGGTGTGGACAATCTCTTGAACGAATACGAACTCGCTTACAATCCTACAAGACCGAGATTTTTCTACGGCGGATTTTCAGCGCAATTTTAAAACTTCTTCGGAGTCGACCGATTCCCCAAACGCAAGAAGAATCCACTCAGATCTGAAAATATAAAAAAGAGATCGAACGCCTAGTAAAATAGTTTCCTTCTTCCGAATATTCATAATTCTTAATTTACGATTCCTTTCCTCAATTTTTATTTTTTAACGAAAACTTTTTTAAACAACCAAAACTTCCGAAGCCGAAAACGTTCCACGCTTAATTCCCGATGATTTTTTGCTTGGGTGCGAAATCGTCGATCCGCCAGAGTAAAAAAACAAGAAGCATTTTGTTTCGATGCTCATTCAGAGGTTTTTAAGAAGAATCTTCCTCTTGTCTCGTTGCACGCAAGATGATTTCTATACCAAAGCTCACCGGCTTCGGATCCAATCAAAACGTTTCCTTGGGAACGTGCTCATCGATCGATTGGAGACATTTTTTTCCGAGGTTTTATACTCCATTCTTACGAATAGAAGAGATCAAACAAGGAAATCGTAAAAATTTGGCAAACGCTCCCTGAAACGGACACGCATTGAAAACGCGAACTTGCCCTTTCCGATCGATTCAGGCTCTACGAACTTCTATTTCTTTAATATATTCTAATATTCTTTTTTATTTAAAATTCTGTAAAAAGGAATGCTTGCGACCACGAGGAGAACCTGAGCCAAACCGAATACGACCGCGGTCAAAGAAGAACTTCGAAAAAAAGAAATCGAATCGGAAATTCGATCCAAACCTACGGAAGAAATGGGACCAAGAAAAAAACCGAGAGATCCGATTCCGGTCAGGGCGGACATTACGATTCCATTGTTTTCCCGATTACAAAGAGAAGATGCCAATCGAAGAGACGTCGCAAACATAAGACCTGCTCCCAAACCGCAAAAAAGAAGCGAAATCGTGATCCACCCGATGGAATGAAACGTTCCTGAAAGAGTCAAGGCGATCCCATAGATCAGAGAACCGATTGCTACCGGGAAATACTTTCCCGTCTTTTTGGAAAGTCGAATCGCAGGATAGGATAAAAGAGCCATCGGAAGAAAAACGAGAGAAAGCAGTCGTCCCGTCTCGGAGGGATTGAGAAAGAATTCTTCTCGAAGTCGAAGATTGAGAGAACTCATAAAATAACCGGATGTGAATCGATCTAAAAATTGAAACGCCATCGGAAACAAAAGGAGAGGGCGGGAAAGAAAAACAAGTCCGGATTCTTTCCAAGTAAACTGTTTTTTAGAAGCTAAGGTTTCCACTTCCGGAACAAAACGATAAACGATGAATGCAAGAAACAAAAGGATCGTTGAACCAGTATAAAAAGGAAGATAGGGATTTTCCTTTCCTAAAAATCCGAGTGAGATTCCGACCGCCCCTCCAAGAGAAAGAAGCATCCCGGAAATACCCATTAGAGTTCCACCTTTGAGCTGTAAGGTGGAACTTCCGTGTTCAAAATCGGCAACGGATGCCAAAAGCAAACCGATGACAAAAACGTGTGCACCACCTTCCAAAAATCGAAGACCCAAAAGGACGGGAAGACTTTCCGCGTAGGGAAGAAGACTCAAAAGGAGAGCATCCAGAAAACAAAAAAGAATGATGATCTTTTTTCTCGTTCCGAATCGATCCGAGAGAAAACCCGCGATCGGAGAAAAGAAAAAGGATCCGAGCATCGCAACACTCAAGAACCAGGCAACTTCGCTGTTGCCCGATTGAAATCGATCCTTTACAATTTCCTTAAATACCGGAACGATCATCGTTACCGGAAGCATCGCCAAAAAGATCGCCCCCGGTAAAAAATAAACCGATCCTTTTTTTTTATCCTTTGGAGAGGACGGAGTCATACGTTTCCTTACCGATTGCCGCGATGAGATCCTTTTCCAATTCGGAAAAGATCCCCTGATTCAAAAGGAAGACCTGTTTTGATTCGGAAAGAATATCCTGTTTTTCGGAATCTTCAATCGCAAGACCGTCTAACGCGGCTCTGTAATTTTGTTTAAAACCGTTGATATCCGTGATTTGCGGAAACTCGTAAAAGGAAATTCCTTCTCCTTGCGGAAGGGAAAGTGCGCGGGCCGCGACTTTTTTTAGAATTTGCCCTCCGGAAAGATCTCCCAAATAACGCACGTAAGAATGGGCGACAAGGAGAGTTGGTTGTGTCCCTGAAATCTTCCGGATTCTATCTACGTAAACCTGCGTCGCAGGCGTCGGCTTGTGCTCCTCCGGTTTCCAAGATCCAAAAAAATACTGAAGGTCTTTGAGAATTGTGTCTCTCCGATTGAGTTCGGGGAAATAGATCGATCCAAGCACCGGATCCTTGGAAGAAAGCTCTAATTCTCTTTCTAAGGCTTCGTAAACAAAGTAGAAGGCTTCCAGATGTCTCGAATACGTTCCTCTCTCTAAAATTCCTTTCATAAAACAGCGGATGAAAGCGGAACTTTCGGCGGATCTGTGTTCCTCGGAGGTTCCTTCTCGAAGTAAAGTGGCTAAATTCATTGCGTATCTCCTGACAATACTGTGACAATTCTTTTTATTTGATACTGAGAATCAAACTTATTTTCAGAGAGAACGACTTTTCCGGAAAAGAAAATGTAGGAGCTCGCACAATTATTATTGATAATGATTTTTCATTATTGACAATGATAAATGTAAATCGAGCCTGAGGAAAAAAGGAAATACAATGAATCATTCTCCTACTCATTCTCGTTCCAAACTTCCGGTAAGTGTACTCTCCGGTTTCCTAGGAGCAGGCAAGACAACCGTCCTCAACCATATTCTTCACAACAGGGACGGACTGAAAATCGCAGTCATCGTAAACGATCTCAGCGAGGTCAATATCGACGCGGGATTGATCCGTTCGGGAGGGGCCGACCTCAAAAGGTCGGAAGAAAAACTCGTGACGATGAGCAACGGTTGTATTTGTTGTACGCTCAGAGAAGACCTTCTTCAGGAAGTAGGAAAGCTTGCCCGAGAAAAAAAATTCGATTACCTCTTGATCGAATCCACCGGGATCGCAGAACCGCTTCCGATTGCAGAAACCTTTACCTTTGAAGACGAGGAAGGAAATTCCCTTTCTCAGATTGCACAGTTGGATACGATGATCACGATCGTTGACGCTAAGAATTTTTTGAGCGATTTCTCTTCTTCAGAAGATCTCAAAGATCGAGATCTCAACTCCGAGGAAGACGACGAAAGAACCATCGTGGATCTACTCATTGAGCAAGTGGAATTCGCAAATGTGATTCTCATCAATAAAATCGATCTGATATCCGAAGAGGAGCTCCTACGCCTTCGCTCGATTCTCCGAAAATTGAATCCCGAAGCCCATATCCATGCAATCCAGGAAGGAAAGGTTCCGCTTCAGAAAATATTGAACACAGGACTTTTCGATTTCGAAAACGCTTCAAACGCTCCGGGTTGGCTCAAAGAGCTTCGCGGCGAACACAAACCGGAAACGGAAGAATACGGAATTTCCAGCATTGTCTATCGCGCGAGAAAACCGTTCCATCCGGAAAGATTCTATGAAACCATATCGAAAGAATGGCCTGGAGTGATCCGCTCGAAAGGTTTCTTCTGGCTTGCATCCCGTATGGATTGGGTCGGAGGTTGGTCTCAGGCTGGTCCCTCCTGTAGAACCGAAAACATCGGAAGATGGTGGGCCGCAATTCCAAGGTCCGAATGGCCAACTGAACTCGAAGATTTGGAGGAAATCGAATCCGAATGGGAGGAACGTTTCGGCGATCGCAGACAAGAGATCGTGCTAATTGGAGTTGACATGAATGAGGATGGGATCCGAGAATTATTGAACAACTGTCTTTTGACCGATGAAGAAATGCTCCTTGGTCAAAAAAGATGGAGTTCTTTTTCGGATCCGTTTCCCAACTGGGAAATCGATATCGAAGAGGAATTCTCGGAAGACCGGACCTTTTTGGATGAAAGTAGAAGCAGGAAAAGCCGCCCTTAGAAACACGAAACAGAAAGGGGAAATCTTAAAGGTTCTGGAAGCCGCTAAGGGTCCCCTTTCCATCAAAGAAATTTTCGATCTTTCCCGTAAGAATCTGGACAACCTTGGAATCGCCACCGTTTACAGAGCAGTCAATCATCTCATGGAAACCGGTGCGATCAATGAGATCCACTTACCCGGAGAATCTTCCCGGTTCGAGGCGAGTCATCTACATCATCACCATCACTTCCATTGTAAACAATGTGATCGTGTATTCGATATTGAAATCTGTCCGTTTCCTCTCGACAAAAGCCCTAAAGGATTTACGGTGGACACCCATGAGATCATTCTCTATGGAACCTGTTCCGACTGCAATTCCAAGGTAAAATGAATTCCGAATCAAAAGTAAAATTCAAAACTTTTTGGATCTCCCTTCTTCTTCTTTTAGGATTCGTTTTTTTAGATAGAGTGATCTTTCCGATCGCGCTTTTTGAATTTCCGAACGAACTCGAATGGGATACTTCTCCTTGGTACAACTTTCTTCACAAAAGAAGAAACATCCGTTTTGAGCCGAGCGAAAAGGGGATTTTGATCGCGGGAAGTAGCGTAGCGTTGTATTCTTCTTATCCCGATGAGATTGCAGAAAAACTCAATTCTTCCAAGATCGATTCCTCGAACTTCCGCGCGGAATTCTACTCTCATCCCGCGATGTCCCCAACGGATTTATATTATTACGCGGACGATATTCTCTCTAAAAATCCGGAGCTGGTGGTTTACGTTTTTAATCCCGCCGATTTACAATTAGATTATATTCAAAAAAATGAATCCGGTCTCGTAGGCTTTGACGAAAACGCAAGAATCAAAGACTACAAAGTTCGTCATCAGAATCGGTTTATTTTTCCGGGAGAATTTTTGGCGGATCACTGGAAAAGTTATTCCAAAGGAGATTTTTTTGCTCAACTCGCAAAAGCCGGAATTCTTCTCAATCGTTATCGAAGTTTTCTTTATGATCCTTGGATGGAATACTTGGAACACCATACGAGGACGATGCGTTCGTATCACTATTATACCGGAGCGATGCCGAAGGAAGGGATCTTTCTTCGCGGTTGGACGCCTCCAAAGTTTACGATCGAATGCGAACTCAAGGACGGAAAACTTTCGGAAGATATCTTCACACAAAAACCCGGCGTCCGCGTCTCAATCGAGGAGATCACAGAAAACGGAATTCCCCTGAAATATCCCTTACTCGATGAAACCTTTGCAAAACCCGGTTGGAAACCTCTCCTTTTGGAATTCGAAGACGAGTTCGGAAAAAAACAGGAATCCGTAACCCTACGATTCACCGTATCACCGACAACCAGTTCCGAAGAAGTCGACGCAAGAATTTTCGGAACCCCTGCCACGTATGGAATTCGCCTTCCGCAAAATTTCTGTAGAAGAGAAATCAGGACTGGAATCTCTTACGAAAGAATCCACGGCTTGGACGACGATCGAGTGGAGAATATGTCGGACGAAGAATATCTGAAAGATTACGAAAGACGTCTTTACTACAATCCGGAAAACGAAGGCGCCCTAAACCGACTCAAGAAAGTCCAAAGGAATAAAGAGATCCTCGGATCTTCTGAATTTTTTACCTGGTCCGAATTTACGTTTTTGGAAAAAGCGATCGCAAAGTTCAAAGCGAAGGGCAAAAAACTCGTAGTTATCAATTCACCCGAAAATCCGATCGAGAGTAAGTATTACAAAAATGGAAATTGGTATAGCGGTTATTTGAATTTTTTCGAATCTCAAAAAGATACGAACTTCGGATTTTACGATCTAAAAGATTCTATGCCTGACAAAAAATTCTTTCTAGATCCGCATCATTTGACTTACAACTCTGCGCATAAAAGTTCCGAATTGTATGCGGATGCGATCTTAGAATTCCTCAAACCTTCCGAACGGAAAAAGTAGTGAATACAAATCTGAATTCGTTTTTTTTGCGGATTCGATCCTTATTTGAGAATCCGAAATTCATTCTCCCGTTATTTTTCATTCTCTATTTCAGCTCATCCCTCTTGATTTGGAGAAAATACGAATGGAATCCGAGCTCTCAGATCAACTTCGGGATCCAATTCGCAGTTCAGAATCCGGAACAAACACCGAAAGGAGCAGTCGTCTTTCAAAGTCAACCGGGAGATCTCGGGGCAGGATACGACGGACAAATCTTTTACTTTTATTCGAGAATGTTAAGCGAATTCAATTTGGAATGGCCGAAAGGTTTCGAAACGAATATTCGCGCTCCAAGAATCGGTTATCCTTTTTTGATTTCTCCCTTCGGTTGGTTCGGTCCCTGGGGAGCCGTTTTCGGAATGTTCTTCGTAAACTTGAGTCTGATTTTATCTTCATGGTTTTTACTCCGTGATCTCTGCGGGAAACAATATCGGATCGACTCCAGTTTGTATTTGTTTTCACCGTTTCTTTTGGGAAGTTATGCGCTCTTGGTAAGCGACGCGGTCCTTACAAGTCTCCTCGTCTTTGTGTATTGGCTTTATAAAAAGGAAAAGTGGATTTTGTTTTCCTTTGTCGGCGCGTTTGCGATTCTCACAAAAGAACAGTCATTCTTCTTACTTTTTCCCTTGGGACTTCAATGTTTATCGGAAAAAAAATGGAAAACTTCCCTTTGGGTTCTGTCCACGCTTGCACTCCCGGTCCTCTGGGGAATTTTTTTAAGAATTCAGATTCCGGAATGGACTCCGACTCGATTTACGGATTTCTTTGCTCCGTTAGACGGCTTTGTTGGATATTGGAAGGAAATCAACGACCCTTCACCGTTTTCCTTTTTAGAAGCTCCCGACTTTGAAACCAAACTCATCTTGTTTGGAAAAAAGTTTTCGCGAGTTCCACTTTTTCTTTTGTTTCTTTCGGGTTTTTTTGTTCTTATGAGCGGAGATTGGAGGAAGGCTCCGGGTAACCGGCTTTCTTTCTTTTTAGTGATGTTTTCGATCTTTTCCGCCGGTTATGTTCTTTATTGGTCTTCATACGAAAACGTTTCGAGAATGTTTACGGTCTCCATCGCTTTCTTAATCTTTTGGAAACTGGAAGACGAAACGATCCGCGATCGTTTCTATTGGCTCGTAACGGGAAGCATTCTATTTTTGTTTTTGTTTAAGCTGATTTTTATTTCCAAAACTCTCAATTACGAAGTTTGGAAATAATTTTAAAAACTCCGAAGGTATGTTTTTCGGAAATTTTTGGATCAAACGGTAAATACGAAATCTTTTTAGAAAGAAGATTTTTCCGACAAAGGAACGCTTTTGCAAAAAAGAATTGAAACGGACTTAAAGTCCGCATCAAAGATAATTACGGAGAATTCTAGTTTTACGCAGTCGTAAGTCTTACCAAGAAGAATTCGTTGTGTAGGAGCTCACACGACAGAGACACACCGCTTGCGGCGCGTTCCACGCCGCGGAATCGGAGTTCCTTTTCAATTCTCCGGCATTCGAATCTTATAACTCTTGTAGATCCGATCGTTGATCTCCTTGAGTTTATTTCTTTCCAGAGCGATCTCGGTTCCGTCGTCCAAAGAAATCAGGGCAAAATTCCCTTTCCCTTCCTTGAGATTTTGTTTTAGCTCGTTCACCGACTTCACTTCTTTACCGTCCAATTTCTCCACGATTTTAAAACTTAGATCGTGAAAACCGTTGTTCGATTCGTCCGGAAGAACCTGAGAAAGAAGAACGATCTTTCCTACGTCTCCTTCCTTTTCGTGAAACTTCGCATAGTCGAAGAGATAAAGGAGTTTTCTGTCGACCCTTGATCTCCAGTCCTTACCCCATTCCTCAAGCAAGGCTTCGGAGAGTTCGAGAAAAACGAACCCGCCTTCCACAGCGAAGTCGTTTTTCATCGGCGTATTCTTAAATGGAATTCTCACCGCTTCATGTGGAAAGGGTTTGAGTTTCATATTCAAGGAAATCTTTTTCTTATCTCTTAGGATAAGAATCGGGATTTCTTTTCCCAAAGAATATCCGAACGAATCACCCGCGTGCGCCAAAAAGGAAAGAACTTGTTTCCCGTATAACGGGTGTTCGATGTATCCTTTGGAATCCACTTTTTTACCGCCGAATTCCAAGATGATGTCTTCGAGTTTCAAAACTCCGCTCGCGGAAGAACCGGGAATGACGTCCGCGACTAAAATTCCGGAATCGGATTCTTCCATCCCGTAGTATTTTTTTACGGTCGTATCGGTGATGGGACGGAACCGAAATCCCTTGTGAGCAAAGAGGTCGATCCCGGGAGTATTTAAGAATTTTTGAATGATAAAGGAAGGAATGATTCTTCCCGCGTTTTTCCCGGTCGTAAAGTCATACAAAAGTCCTACCACTCTTCCCGATTCGATTACGATTTCTCCGAATCCGTTCAGGCCTTCACTGGAACTAATATCGACGACCGGAAGTTCGATTTGACCGAGAGGCATTTGGTCCATGTCCATGCTCAAAAGAGTCGCAGACGTGGATTGAATCGAACCGGAGTTATCCAATTGATAGACACTCGCTTGTTTCGGAAAAACGACGATCGGCGAAAGCGGAAGAGGCGCCAGATCGTCGAAGAAGTTCTTTTTCTCCACTCTCAAAAGCGCCAAATTGGATTCCGGATCTTTGCGAAAAACGACCGCTTTGATTTCGGAATAAGAAGAATATTTTTTGACCTCGATC from Leptospira stimsonii carries:
- a CDS encoding AZOBR_p60025 family cell surface glycopolymer formation protein; amino-acid sequence: MNSFFLRIRSLFENPKFILPLFFILYFSSSLLIWRKYEWNPSSQINFGIQFAVQNPEQTPKGAVVFQSQPGDLGAGYDGQIFYFYSRMLSEFNLEWPKGFETNIRAPRIGYPFLISPFGWFGPWGAVFGMFFVNLSLILSSWFLLRDLCGKQYRIDSSLYLFSPFLLGSYALLVSDAVLTSLLVFVYWLYKKEKWILFSFVGAFAILTKEQSFFLLFPLGLQCLSEKKWKTSLWVLSTLALPVLWGIFLRIQIPEWTPTRFTDFFAPLDGFVGYWKEINDPSPFSFLEAPDFETKLILFGKKFSRVPLFLLFLSGFFVLMSGDWRKAPGNRLSFFLVMFSIFSAGYVLYWSSYENVSRMFTVSIAFLIFWKLEDETIRDRFYWLVTGSILFLFLFKLIFISKTLNYEVWK
- a CDS encoding PDZ domain-containing protein, which codes for MKNRILKFVVFGAVFSLSFASFAENSFGKNGTSILVKKNRSGSKEVSKKGNTSPLTPPLSKGSEEYQKSIIQVKVTFQEPEYHQPWKKKSPRVRRGVGLVTEGNRILIPYTLLPDATLIEVKKYSSYSEIKAVVFRKDPESNLALLRVEKKNFFDDLAPLPLSPIVVFPKQASVYQLDNSGSIQSTSATLLSMDMDQMPLGQIELPVVDISSSEGLNGFGEIVIESGRVVGLLYDFTTGKNAGRIIPSFIIQKFLNTPGIDLFAHKGFRFRPITDTTVKKYYGMEESDSGILVADVIPGSSASGVLKLEDIILEFGGKKVDSKGYIEHPLYGKQVLSFLAHAGDSFGYSLGKEIPILILRDKKKISLNMKLKPFPHEAVRIPFKNTPMKNDFAVEGGFVFLELSEALLEEWGKDWRSRVDRKLLYLFDYAKFHEKEGDVGKIVLLSQVLPDESNNGFHDLSFKIVEKLDGKEVKSVNELKQNLKEGKGNFALISLDDGTEIALERNKLKEINDRIYKSYKIRMPEN